The following coding sequences are from one Mycolicibacterium aichiense window:
- a CDS encoding ATP-binding protein encodes MIELVWNSLDADAHHVDVVLHRNETDVVVGAEVTDDGHGMAPEDIATEFKWVGNSWKRTALRSKGERRPLHGRFGQGRLRAFALGTQVTWETVGDRIDGKRVQTRIRARATSRTDVEVSDAIETGAETGTRFIAEGKESLDPLDRDTASERIGTTLAPYLITHTGVAVTYDGQRIQPADNIARDTVLPVEWEHDGTLHHAKLRVIEWTKAKERTIHLCDGDAVVIDTLDTAPGPDFTYSAYLLWDAMPEHHDQWLLARMETTPTVLGGLLNELDQVLDDYLDARRAERRRELVEEWKSGNVYPYEGEPASEEEKVERATFDVVATSIRRHIPKEKSKKRLTLGLLKDSIQQRPGDVGALLDEYVGLPAEEREQLDRLLRNTGLSRVIQASTDVTNRLEFLRALDLIVFDPEAHKMVGEREHLHRILERELWVFGEQYNFMVSERGLSAALDRHLELLGEDRADKTPVKRLDGTVGRLDLLLSAAATEHDRNRHLVVELKAPKVVASLTELNQIKSYAKAVAKDPRFASSTTQWDFWLVTSEIDDDVRQEGQSARPRAGPGFRTRPARSPRRPSQGLGSRLGPDHRRGQAQARLLPEELAT; translated from the coding sequence GTGATCGAACTCGTCTGGAACAGCCTCGACGCCGACGCCCACCACGTCGATGTAGTGCTGCATCGGAACGAGACCGACGTCGTGGTGGGAGCCGAGGTCACCGACGACGGCCACGGCATGGCGCCGGAAGACATCGCCACTGAGTTCAAATGGGTCGGCAACTCATGGAAGAGGACTGCTCTGCGCAGCAAGGGCGAGCGGCGACCTTTGCACGGACGCTTCGGCCAAGGCCGGCTCCGCGCCTTCGCGCTGGGGACGCAGGTCACCTGGGAGACCGTCGGCGATCGCATCGACGGGAAGCGGGTGCAGACCCGGATCCGAGCCCGAGCAACCAGCCGCACAGATGTTGAGGTCTCGGACGCGATCGAGACTGGAGCCGAGACGGGGACGCGGTTCATCGCCGAGGGCAAAGAGTCGCTGGATCCGCTCGACCGCGACACCGCCAGTGAGCGGATTGGTACGACCCTCGCGCCCTACCTCATCACCCATACCGGGGTCGCGGTCACCTACGACGGTCAGCGCATCCAGCCCGCAGACAACATCGCTCGCGACACCGTGCTTCCGGTCGAATGGGAACACGACGGCACCCTCCACCACGCGAAGTTGCGCGTCATCGAGTGGACCAAAGCCAAGGAACGGACCATCCATCTCTGCGATGGCGACGCTGTCGTCATCGACACGCTTGACACCGCGCCGGGGCCCGACTTCACCTACTCGGCCTACCTGCTCTGGGACGCGATGCCCGAGCACCACGACCAGTGGCTCCTCGCCCGGATGGAGACGACGCCAACCGTTCTGGGCGGGCTTCTAAACGAACTGGACCAGGTGCTTGACGACTACCTCGATGCTCGACGCGCCGAGCGGCGCCGCGAGCTTGTAGAGGAGTGGAAGTCCGGCAACGTCTACCCCTATGAAGGCGAGCCTGCCTCGGAGGAGGAGAAGGTCGAGCGAGCCACGTTCGATGTAGTCGCCACGTCGATCCGGCGGCACATTCCCAAGGAAAAGAGCAAGAAGCGCCTGACGTTGGGGTTGCTCAAGGACTCGATCCAGCAGCGCCCGGGAGACGTCGGTGCCCTGCTCGACGAGTACGTCGGCCTACCCGCGGAAGAGCGCGAGCAGCTGGACCGGCTCTTGCGAAACACCGGACTCTCGCGAGTCATTCAGGCCTCGACGGACGTCACCAACCGCTTGGAGTTTCTGCGCGCCCTCGACCTAATTGTGTTCGATCCCGAGGCCCACAAAATGGTTGGAGAGCGCGAGCACTTGCACCGCATCTTGGAGCGCGAGCTGTGGGTGTTCGGCGAGCAGTACAACTTCATGGTCAGCGAACGGGGCCTCAGTGCGGCGCTGGACCGACACCTCGAACTCCTCGGGGAAGACCGCGCCGACAAGACCCCGGTCAAACGCCTCGATGGCACGGTAGGTCGCCTCGATCTCCTGTTATCGGCCGCGGCCACCGAGCATGACCGCAACAGGCACCTCGTGGTGGAGCTGAAGGCTCCCAAGGTGGTGGCGAGTCTGACCGAACTGAACCAGATCAAGTCGTACGCGAAGGCGGTCGCAAAGGACCCGCGATTCGCCAGCAGCACGACGCAGTGGGATTTCTGGCTCGTCACCAGCGAGATTGACGATGACGTGCGACAGGAAGGCCAATCAGCACGGCCGCGAGCAGGGCCTGGTTTTCGAACCAGACCT
- a CDS encoding type II toxin-antitoxin system death-on-curing family toxin yields MTAPGREFVYLTSGQIAEINADQENGGTVRDGDALDRSVDRPKTELVDGGFLTVWEKAAAYAHGLARNHPFLEANKRTAWYAAVTFLRLNGIVFPEVPTIEAEIFIRAVAQEVFKTDEDPDLTLGRSAEWFEAKWRNQRVGHSTHPELEYVYLAGDVRGTEEIDAFQAKVLGPGTLTAMGAGMHRLVVRAEEPAKVFPIANTRFFVVGRWWRAPLHGTMTATVHQPAGAKPVRRNKAEMNLTAIQPITIETMLPEYAPYGQLPLLFWIELRPVFLDLGADPYQVVVDVNGEVIARIPLRVQLFGTVPEHL; encoded by the coding sequence GTGACTGCGCCGGGTCGCGAGTTTGTGTACCTCACTTCTGGTCAGATAGCTGAAATAAACGCTGATCAGGAAAACGGTGGCACTGTCCGCGACGGCGATGCCCTCGACCGCAGTGTGGATCGCCCCAAGACCGAGCTGGTGGATGGCGGGTTTCTCACCGTCTGGGAAAAAGCCGCGGCTTATGCCCACGGTCTAGCCAGAAACCACCCGTTCCTTGAGGCCAACAAGCGCACCGCCTGGTATGCGGCGGTGACGTTTCTGCGGCTCAACGGCATCGTCTTTCCCGAAGTGCCCACCATCGAAGCGGAGATATTTATTCGGGCGGTGGCGCAGGAGGTGTTCAAAACTGACGAGGACCCGGACTTAACACTCGGTCGATCGGCCGAATGGTTCGAGGCGAAATGGCGCAACCAACGGGTGGGCCACTCGACTCACCCGGAGTTGGAGTACGTGTACCTGGCCGGCGACGTGCGCGGTACCGAGGAGATTGACGCTTTCCAGGCAAAGGTTCTTGGACCAGGAACCCTGACCGCGATGGGTGCCGGCATGCATCGCCTGGTGGTCAGGGCGGAGGAACCGGCCAAGGTGTTCCCCATTGCAAACACCAGGTTCTTCGTCGTCGGGCGATGGTGGCGCGCACCGCTTCACGGAACGATGACTGCGACGGTCCATCAGCCCGCCGGCGCGAAGCCCGTACGCCGCAACAAGGCGGAGATGAACCTGACAGCTATTCAGCCGATCACCATCGAGACGATGCTGCCCGAATATGCGCCATACGGTCAGCTGCCGCTCCTATTTTGGATTGAGTTGCGGCCGGTGTTCTTGGATCTAGGTGCCGACCCCTACCAGGTGGTCGTCGACGTGAATGGTGAAGTGATCGCCCGAATTCCACTGCGAGTGCAGCTCTTTGGGACGGTTCCGGAACACCTGTAG
- a CDS encoding DUF2510 domain-containing protein, producing MSAESTTPRIRCAKCDTSFPAAMAVPPTAAAAAGWYPDPAGGNGQRYWDGSTWGPVAPGSPAPIPTPIRPSKPMPNAGKAILIVGTLVLAGGCVAYLATGPHSSSPGMDNDGTYYHIDGSAAGTYMTEGSRRANGRPCNWTRTRTPTIEIANMIAGGQVAVGEHGVVTVNAGEYFVSYGCKPWRKQ from the coding sequence ATGTCCGCCGAGTCGACGACGCCGCGAATCCGGTGCGCGAAATGTGACACCTCATTCCCGGCCGCCATGGCTGTGCCGCCGACGGCCGCCGCGGCCGCGGGCTGGTACCCCGACCCGGCTGGCGGCAATGGCCAGCGTTACTGGGACGGCAGCACCTGGGGGCCGGTCGCGCCGGGCAGTCCCGCACCGATCCCCACACCAATTCGGCCATCAAAGCCGATGCCTAACGCCGGCAAGGCCATCCTGATCGTCGGGACTCTTGTGCTGGCTGGGGGCTGTGTCGCCTATCTCGCGACAGGCCCCCACTCCAGTAGTCCCGGGATGGACAACGACGGCACTTACTACCACATCGACGGCAGCGCAGCTGGCACCTACATGACCGAGGGGTCGCGCCGAGCAAATGGCCGGCCGTGCAACTGGACTCGCACCCGAACACCCACCATCGAGATCGCCAATATGATCGCGGGTGGTCAGGTGGCGGTCGGCGAGCATGGCGTCGTCACTGTCAACGCTGGCGAGTACTTCGTCAGCTACGGCTGCAAACCCTGGCGGAAGCAATGA